CCGGGAAGCCCTCGATTACCTGCGCGGACCCGAGCGGCCCGAGCTCATCCTGCTCGACCTCATGATGCCCGTCATGAGCGGCTGGCAGCTCCTGGCCTCGCTCCGCCAGACGGCGGGGCTGGCCGCGGTCCCGGTCGTGCTCCTCTCGGCCGACGCGGACCTGAAGCAGAGGGCGCGGGAGCTCGGCGTCGCCGGCTACGTCCGGAAGCCCGTCGACGTCGAGACGCTGCTGAACGTCGTCCGGCGGCACATCGGCGCGCGCTGACGACCGCGGGCGCGTCCCTCATGCCCCCCGCCCGCCGCCGTGACGCGGCGCTCGGAGCTGCGGCCCCGACACGGCGGGGCTCCCGCGCAGGAGGAAGCGCCACGGCCGCACCGCGTCCGCGCCGGCGTAGGCGACGCCGATGCGCGGCGTGCGCGCGACCTGGCGCGCCGGGACCGCGGGTGCGTC
The nucleotide sequence above comes from Deltaproteobacteria bacterium. Encoded proteins:
- a CDS encoding response regulator, encoding MQGDRTERVVLVVEDDRDCLDAVCELLRFEGYRTVAATNGREALDYLRGPERPELILLDLMMPVMSGWQLLASLRQTAGLAAVPVVLLSADADLKQRARELGVAGYVRKPVDVETLLNVVRRHIGAR